The Desmodus rotundus isolate HL8 chromosome 3, HLdesRot8A.1, whole genome shotgun sequence genome includes a region encoding these proteins:
- the MAP3K12 gene encoding mitogen-activated protein kinase kinase kinase 12 isoform X1, whose protein sequence is MACLHETRTPSPSFGGFVSTLSEASLRKLDPDTSDCTPEKDLTPTQCVLRDVVPLGGQGGGGPSPSPGGEPPHEPFANSVLQLHEQDAGGLGGAAGSPESRAPRVRADEVRLQCQSGSGFLEGLFGCLRPVWTMIGKAYSTEHKQQQEDLWEVPFEEILDLQWVGSGAQGAVFLGRFHGEEVAVKKVRDLKETDIKHLRKLKHPNIITFKGVCTQAPCYCILMEFCAQGQLYEVLRAGRPVTPSLLVDWSMGIAGGMNYLHLHKIIHRDLKSPNMLITYDDVVKISDFGTSKELSDKSTKMSFAGTVAWMAPEVIRNEPVSEKVDIWSFGVVLWELLTGEIPYKDVDSSAIIWGVGSNSLHLPVPSSCPDGFKILLRQCWNSKPRNRPSFRQILLHLDIASADVLSTPQETYFKSQAEWREEVKLHFEKIKSEGTCLHRLEEELVMRRREELRHALDIREHYERKLERANNLYMELNALMLQLELKERELLRREQALERRCPGLLKSHPSRGLLHGNTMEKLIKKRNAPQKLSPHSKRPDILKTESLLPKLDAALSGVGLPGCPKGPPSPGRNRRGKTRHRKASAKGSCGDLPGLRAAMPPHEPGGPGSPGVLGGGPSAWEACPPALRGLHHDLLLRKMSSSSPDLLSAALGARGRGATGGPGDPGSPPAARGDTPPSEGSAPGSTSPDSPGGAKGEPPPPVGPSEGVGLLGTGREGTSGRGGSRAGSQHLTPAALLYRAAVTRSQKRGISSEEEEGEVDSEVELTSNQRWPQGLNMRQSLSTFSSENPSDGEEGTASEPSPSGTPDVGSTNTDERPDERSDDMCSQGSEIPLDQPASEVVTGPEPSSLPIQHQDLLRGDKGPPNSEDSDCDSTELDNSNNGEALQPPASLPP, encoded by the exons ATGGCCTGCCTCCATGAGACCCGCACACCCTCCCCTTCCTTTGGGGGTTTTGTGTCCACCCTAAGCGAGGCGTCTTTGCGCAAGTTGGACCCAGACACTTCTGACTGCACCCCTGAGAAAGACCTGACGCCCACCCAGTGTGTACTTCGAGACGTAGTGCCACTGGgtgggcagggcgggggtgggcccAGCCCCTCTCCAGGTGGAGAGCCACCCCATGAGCCTTTTGCCAACAGTGTCCTGCAGCTACATGAGCAGGATGCAGGGGGCCTAGGGGGAGCAGCTGGGTCCCCTGAGAGTCGGGCCCCCAGAGTTCGAGCAGATGAGGTACGGCTGCAGTGCCAGAGCGGCAGTGGCTTCCTAGAAGGCCTCTTTGGCTGTCTTCGCCCTGTCTGGACCATGATTGGCAAAGCCTACTCCACAGAGCACAAGCAGCAGCAGGAAG ACCTTTGGGAGGTTCCCTTCGAGGAAATCCTGGACCTGCAGTGGGTGGGCTCAGGGGCCCAGGGTGCTGTCTTCCTGGGGCGCTTCCATGGGGAGGAGGTGGCCGTGAAGAAGGTACGGGACCTGAAGGAGACTGACATCAAGCACCTGCGAAAGCTGAAACACCCCAACATCATCACTTTCAA GGGTGTGTGCACCCAGGCTCCTTGCTACTGCATCCTCATGGAGTTCTGCGCCCAGGGCCAGCTGTATGAGGTACTGCGGGCTGGCCGCCCTGTGACCCCATCTTTGCTGGTCGACTGGTCCATGGGCATCGCCGGTGGCATGAACTACCTGCACCTGCACAAGATTATCCATAGAGACCTCAAGTCCCCCAA CATGCTAATCACATACGATGATGTGGTGAAGATCTCCGATTTTGGCACTTCCAAGGAGCTGAGTGACAAGAGCACCAAGATGTCCTTTGCAGGGACGGTAGCCTGGATGGCACCTGAAGTGATTCGTAATGAGCCTGTGTCTGAGAAGGTCGACATCTG GTCCTTTGGTGTGGTGCTATGGGAACTACTAACTGGTGAGATCCCCTACAAAGATGTGGATTCTTCAGCCATCATCTGGGGTGTAGGAAGCAACAGTCTCCATCTGCCCGTGCCCTCCAGCTGTCCAGACGGCTTCAAAATCCTACTTCGCCAATGCTG GAACAGCAAACCACGAAATCGTCCATCATTCCGACAGATTCTGCTACATCTGGACATCGCCTCAGCGGATGTCCTTTCCACACCCCAGGAGACTTATTTTAAGTCCCAG GCAGAGTGGCGTGAAGAGGTAAAGCTgcactttgaaaaaattaagtcAGAAGGGACCTGTCTGCACCGCCTAGAAGAGGAGCTAGtgatgaggaggagggaggagctcag ACACGCCTTGGACATCAGGGAGCACTACGAAAGGAAGCTGGAAAGAGCCAATAACCTATACATGGAACTTAATGCCCTTATGTTACAGCTGGAGCTCAAGGAGCGGGAGCTCCTCAG GAGGGAGCAAGCTCTAGAGCGGAGGTGCCCAGGTCTGCTGAAGTCACACCCTTCCCGAGGCCTCCTACATGGGAACACAATGGAGAAGCTCATCAAGAAGAGGAATGCTCCACAGAAGCTGTCACCCCACAGCAAAAG GCCAGATATCCTCAAGACTGAGTCTTTGCTACCAAAACTAGATGCAGCCCTGAGTGGGGTGGGTCTTCCTGGGTGTCCTAAGGGTCCCCCCTCACCAGGACGGAATCGCCGTGGCAAGACCCGTCATCGCAAGGCCAGCGCCAAGGGCAGCTGTGGGGACCTGCCAGGGCTTCGTGCAGCTATGCCACCCCATGAACCTGGGGGACCAGGAAGCCCAGGAGTGCTAGGAGGGGGACCCTCAGCTTGGgaggcctgccctccagcccTCCGTGGGCTCCATCATGATCTCCTGCTACGAAAGATGTCCTCTTCGTCCCCAGATCTGCTGTCAGCAGCACTGGGAGCCCGGGGCCGGGGGGCCACAGGGGGACCTGGGGATCCTGGCTCACCACCTGCAGCCCGGGGCGACACCCCCCCAAGCGAGGGCTCAGCACCTGGCTCCACCAGCCCGGATTCACCTGGGGGAGCCAAAGGGGAGCCACCTCCACCAGTAGGGCCTAGTGAAGGTGTGGGGCTGCTGGGAACTGGAAGGGAAGGGACCTCGGGACGGGGAGGAAGCCGGGCTGGGTCCCAGCACTTGACCCCAGCTGCACTGCTGTACAGGGCTGCTGTCACTCGAAGTCAG AAACGTGGCATATcatcagaggaagaggaaggagaggtggaCAGTGAGGTAGAGCTGACATCAAACCAGAg GTGGCCTCAGGGCCTGAACATGCGCCAGTCACTATCTACCTTCAGCTCGGAGAATCCATCAGATGGGGAGGAAGGTACAGCTAGTGAGCCATCCCCCAGCGGAACACCTGATGTTGGCAGTACCAACACAGATGAGCGGCCAGATGAGCGGTCTGATGACATGTGTTCCCAAGGGTCAGAAATCCCACTGGACCAACCTGCTTCAGAGGTAGTTACTGGCCCTGAACCCAGCTCCTTGCCCATCCAGCACCAGGACCTACTCAGAGGGGACAAG GGCCCTCCCAATTCCGAGGACTCAGACTGTGACAGCACTGAACTGGACAACTCCAACAATGGTGAAGCCTTgcagcccccagcctccctccctccatga
- the MAP3K12 gene encoding mitogen-activated protein kinase kinase kinase 12 isoform X2, translating into MACLHETRTPSPSFGGFVSTLSEASLRKLDPDTSDCTPEKDLTPTQCVLRDVVPLGGQGGGGPSPSPGGEPPHEPFANSVLQLHEQDAGGLGGAAGSPESRAPRVRADEVRLQCQSGSGFLEGLFGCLRPVWTMIGKAYSTEHKQQQEDLWEVPFEEILDLQWVGSGAQGAVFLGRFHGEEVAVKKVRDLKETDIKHLRKLKHPNIITFKGVCTQAPCYCILMEFCAQGQLYEVLRAGRPVTPSLLVDWSMGIAGGMNYLHLHKIIHRDLKSPNMLITYDDVVKISDFGTSKELSDKSTKMSFAGTVAWMAPEVIRNEPVSEKVDIWSFGVVLWELLTGEIPYKDVDSSAIIWGVGSNSLHLPVPSSCPDGFKILLRQCWNSKPRNRPSFRQILLHLDIASADVLSTPQETYFKSQAEWREEVKLHFEKIKSEGTCLHRLEEELVMRRREELRHALDIREHYERKLERANNLYMELNALMLQLELKERELLRREQALERRCPGLLKSHPSRGLLHGNTMEKLIKKRNAPQKLSPHSKRPDILKTESLLPKLDAALSGVGLPGCPKGPPSPGRNRRGKTRHRKASAKGSCGDLPGLRAAMPPHEPGGPGSPGVLGGGPSAWEACPPALRGLHHDLLLRKMSSSSPDLLSAALGARGRGATGGPGDPGSPPAARGDTPPSEGSAPGSTSPDSPGGAKGEPPPPVGPSEGVGLLGTGREGTSGRGGSRAGSQHLTPAALLYRAAVTRSQKRGISSEEEEGEVDSEVELTSNQRWPQGLNMRQSLSTFSSENPSDGEEGSEIPLDQPASEVVTGPEPSSLPIQHQDLLRGDKGPPNSEDSDCDSTELDNSNNGEALQPPASLPP; encoded by the exons ATGGCCTGCCTCCATGAGACCCGCACACCCTCCCCTTCCTTTGGGGGTTTTGTGTCCACCCTAAGCGAGGCGTCTTTGCGCAAGTTGGACCCAGACACTTCTGACTGCACCCCTGAGAAAGACCTGACGCCCACCCAGTGTGTACTTCGAGACGTAGTGCCACTGGgtgggcagggcgggggtgggcccAGCCCCTCTCCAGGTGGAGAGCCACCCCATGAGCCTTTTGCCAACAGTGTCCTGCAGCTACATGAGCAGGATGCAGGGGGCCTAGGGGGAGCAGCTGGGTCCCCTGAGAGTCGGGCCCCCAGAGTTCGAGCAGATGAGGTACGGCTGCAGTGCCAGAGCGGCAGTGGCTTCCTAGAAGGCCTCTTTGGCTGTCTTCGCCCTGTCTGGACCATGATTGGCAAAGCCTACTCCACAGAGCACAAGCAGCAGCAGGAAG ACCTTTGGGAGGTTCCCTTCGAGGAAATCCTGGACCTGCAGTGGGTGGGCTCAGGGGCCCAGGGTGCTGTCTTCCTGGGGCGCTTCCATGGGGAGGAGGTGGCCGTGAAGAAGGTACGGGACCTGAAGGAGACTGACATCAAGCACCTGCGAAAGCTGAAACACCCCAACATCATCACTTTCAA GGGTGTGTGCACCCAGGCTCCTTGCTACTGCATCCTCATGGAGTTCTGCGCCCAGGGCCAGCTGTATGAGGTACTGCGGGCTGGCCGCCCTGTGACCCCATCTTTGCTGGTCGACTGGTCCATGGGCATCGCCGGTGGCATGAACTACCTGCACCTGCACAAGATTATCCATAGAGACCTCAAGTCCCCCAA CATGCTAATCACATACGATGATGTGGTGAAGATCTCCGATTTTGGCACTTCCAAGGAGCTGAGTGACAAGAGCACCAAGATGTCCTTTGCAGGGACGGTAGCCTGGATGGCACCTGAAGTGATTCGTAATGAGCCTGTGTCTGAGAAGGTCGACATCTG GTCCTTTGGTGTGGTGCTATGGGAACTACTAACTGGTGAGATCCCCTACAAAGATGTGGATTCTTCAGCCATCATCTGGGGTGTAGGAAGCAACAGTCTCCATCTGCCCGTGCCCTCCAGCTGTCCAGACGGCTTCAAAATCCTACTTCGCCAATGCTG GAACAGCAAACCACGAAATCGTCCATCATTCCGACAGATTCTGCTACATCTGGACATCGCCTCAGCGGATGTCCTTTCCACACCCCAGGAGACTTATTTTAAGTCCCAG GCAGAGTGGCGTGAAGAGGTAAAGCTgcactttgaaaaaattaagtcAGAAGGGACCTGTCTGCACCGCCTAGAAGAGGAGCTAGtgatgaggaggagggaggagctcag ACACGCCTTGGACATCAGGGAGCACTACGAAAGGAAGCTGGAAAGAGCCAATAACCTATACATGGAACTTAATGCCCTTATGTTACAGCTGGAGCTCAAGGAGCGGGAGCTCCTCAG GAGGGAGCAAGCTCTAGAGCGGAGGTGCCCAGGTCTGCTGAAGTCACACCCTTCCCGAGGCCTCCTACATGGGAACACAATGGAGAAGCTCATCAAGAAGAGGAATGCTCCACAGAAGCTGTCACCCCACAGCAAAAG GCCAGATATCCTCAAGACTGAGTCTTTGCTACCAAAACTAGATGCAGCCCTGAGTGGGGTGGGTCTTCCTGGGTGTCCTAAGGGTCCCCCCTCACCAGGACGGAATCGCCGTGGCAAGACCCGTCATCGCAAGGCCAGCGCCAAGGGCAGCTGTGGGGACCTGCCAGGGCTTCGTGCAGCTATGCCACCCCATGAACCTGGGGGACCAGGAAGCCCAGGAGTGCTAGGAGGGGGACCCTCAGCTTGGgaggcctgccctccagcccTCCGTGGGCTCCATCATGATCTCCTGCTACGAAAGATGTCCTCTTCGTCCCCAGATCTGCTGTCAGCAGCACTGGGAGCCCGGGGCCGGGGGGCCACAGGGGGACCTGGGGATCCTGGCTCACCACCTGCAGCCCGGGGCGACACCCCCCCAAGCGAGGGCTCAGCACCTGGCTCCACCAGCCCGGATTCACCTGGGGGAGCCAAAGGGGAGCCACCTCCACCAGTAGGGCCTAGTGAAGGTGTGGGGCTGCTGGGAACTGGAAGGGAAGGGACCTCGGGACGGGGAGGAAGCCGGGCTGGGTCCCAGCACTTGACCCCAGCTGCACTGCTGTACAGGGCTGCTGTCACTCGAAGTCAG AAACGTGGCATATcatcagaggaagaggaaggagaggtggaCAGTGAGGTAGAGCTGACATCAAACCAGAg GTGGCCTCAGGGCCTGAACATGCGCCAGTCACTATCTACCTTCAGCTCGGAGAATCCATCAGATGGGGAGGAAG GGTCAGAAATCCCACTGGACCAACCTGCTTCAGAGGTAGTTACTGGCCCTGAACCCAGCTCCTTGCCCATCCAGCACCAGGACCTACTCAGAGGGGACAAG GGCCCTCCCAATTCCGAGGACTCAGACTGTGACAGCACTGAACTGGACAACTCCAACAATGGTGAAGCCTTgcagcccccagcctccctccctccatga